One genomic window of Garra rufa chromosome 2, GarRuf1.0, whole genome shotgun sequence includes the following:
- the elovl6l gene encoding elongation of very long chain fatty acids protein 6-like codes for MNTTEFQLPLTEYDFERHFDERFAIEWMQDNWKTSFLFGAVYVVLVFGGQHFMKERKKLDLRRVLVLWSLSLAIFSIIGAVRTGCFMLYMLTTNGFKQSVCDQSFYYGPISKFWACAFVLSKAPELGDTMFIVLRKQRLIFLHWYHHITVLVYSWYSYKDQVAGGGWFMTMNYTVHAFMYSYYAARAAGLRVPRPCAIIITSSQIAQMAMGLAVSALVYRWMQDGDCPSYIDNIVWASLMYLSYLLLFTSFFYQSYVKGSKPTGIKTE; via the exons ATGAATACGACTGAGTTTCAGCTGCCTCTGACTGAGTATGATTTCGAGCGTCACTTTGATGAGAGGTTTGCTATTGAATGGATGCAGGACAACTG GAAAACGTCGTTTTTATTCGGTGCTGTGTATGTAGTGCTAGTGTTTGGTGGGCAGCACTTCATgaaggaaagaaaaaaacttGATCTACGTAGAGTGTTAGTGCTGTGGTCTCTCAGTTTGGCCATTTTTAG TATCATTGGGGCGGTGAGGACTGGGTGCTTCATGTTGTACATGCTCACAACCAATGGCTTTAAACAGTCTGTCTGCGATCAGAGCTTCTACTATGGACCGATAAGCAAGTTCTGGGCTTGTGCCTTTGTGCTGAGCAAGGCTCCAGAGCTAG GAGACACCATGTTCATCGTCTTGCGCAAGCAGCGGCTGATCTTCCTGCACTGGTATCATCACATCACCGTGCTGGTCTACTCCTGGTATTCCTACAAAGACCAAGTCGCCGGTGGTGGTTGGTTCATGACCATGAATTACACCGTGCATGCGTTCATGTACAGCTACTACGCTGCTCGAGCTGCTGGACTCCGTGTGCCGAGACCCTGCGCCATCATCATCACTTCCTCCCAGATTGCTCAGATGGCCATGGGGCTGGCAGTAAGTGCACTAGTGTACCGATGGATGCAAGATGGGGATTGCCCTTCTTACATAGATAACATAGTGTGGGCTTCACTCATGTATCTCAGCTATCTGCTCCTCTTCACCTCTTTCTTTTATCAGTCTTACGTGAAGGGTTCGAAACCCACAGGCATCAAAACTGAGTAA